The Mercenaria mercenaria strain notata chromosome 1, MADL_Memer_1, whole genome shotgun sequence nucleotide sequence tgctattgaccagTGTATAGTTATACACTAAATTTTGCCAGGCTAAAGtcaaatcttacaaaaaaatgttttaatggttaataaaacacttattgaatgacttgccggtaaacagtcaaaactatttgccttCGGTCCGAAGGGTTCTGACAGACAAGTTATTCAATACACTAGACAATATTTAAATCTCAAATCTCGCATACGCTAGTTTAATATAATACAGCGTTTTCACAGTCAGTGTCACACTGTTAAGATGATCCATTTGAGtccctaaaattaaaaaaaaaataaaaacatttctataTATAGTGTTTAACAATTTTACTTCAGCAgtcacattttgtaaaaaaaaatcaagacctTGAAGTTTTGGTATAAAAGAGAAATGCCATCAAAGTAAAGCATATCAATTTGAAATTTTTGCCAATTAAGGCGTATTAAGTGAAAGCATACACCCTAAATACGTTTTATTACAAAACTTAATGAGATAGAAATGTGTGCCTAATTTGGCTTCAAATCGCTTTGATATTTATGCAAGTGCCTGGGAATACCTTGATCATTAAACTTCTAAACTACTAGTTGTGAAaataagctacataaatgtttgTACGAGTCATTTTAGtgtaaaaattaatatttatttcctCAACAAACAGCCGAGTCAAGAATGAACTGGCGGTACTTGATCGGACAAGTGTATAGGATCGATGAACTAGACAGTTCAGCGCGAAATTAGAAAGTGCAATAGCTTCATGGGATAAACAGCTTTGTTCGTCGAATCTTGTCAAATATAAATAAAGGAGAATTATTATTACAATCAGTTTATCAAGAAATGATGTAGACTTGTGTTTGTGGAATAAAATAAAGGGATACTAAAACTTgtagcaaaataaaaattctttgttttgaATTTCGTATTTTATCACGAATGACCAGATCTTCCTATTTTTGAAGACGTTTAGAAGGTTATAAAGCAAAATAGTTTGGTTACAAATATCTGGTTAGTATATTCgcctttatcaaaaatatcaagGCGAAGAAATGATATTTAGGTGTATTGAAACTATGTACAAACATTCttaaattttcttctttgtttgcAAAAGTAAGACAAATGGAGGTCGTATAATGTTAAAcgtattgtaaatatttgtaaaagaagAACATTTGTCAGTGAATCTTCATTGAGTAAACAAAACTGGAGTATTGACACAATTTTGTTTTATCACAATATAGATTTTCAAAACCTTCCTAAACAAAAGTTTACTATAACTAGAATAATTAtagacatatatttttgtttattctcTTTTCAGATGCTTCGAGTGTAAATCCATTAAAACCCGTGCGTATTAATACCGCTATGAGGCCGCCACGTGCAGACTCGCCGAATCTAAAACGGCAGGTGACCCGGACAGAATCTTTACGCCAACGATGCAACGATAAAAACACTGATGAAATTATTCGGTTTGTCCGAGATATCCAGTTCGAACGTCTTCCAACTTCAATGCGCCTGCAGAAAAAGGCGCCACTACCAAGCATTGGACAGAACTGTATCAAAAGTAACACGTGCGATTCAGGATTTCTTGATCGCGCGACAGACTCTGCCGATAGTGATGAAGATATGCTAGATAATGAAATTCTGTATTCAACTCAGAAAAAATCCGCGCCAAAACTTGACCCAGTTTTAATCAATATGCTCACGTGCCCACGTGGTGTTACAAAAACTTCAAACGACCATCAAATATTATCAAGGTCCCTTCCTCAGGGTCATGCAgacatgtataataataatcTAAAAGTTCCTCGCCAAAACAGTTTCATCAGACACGGCAAAATACACAGAAAAGGAAACACGGGTAACCAAAGAATAATTTCGAAACAACTTCCGCCGCTGTCACGTGACATTATTCCAGAGCGTCCTTCTGCTCCACCTCCGAGCAAAACGCCGCCGTTGTCAGACAACAGTTTTGTCGAAGAGGAGCCATTAGAATACCTAGACCTTTGACAAAAAGTcaggattttttttgtgttacCGAATGGATAACACTACATGTGATGATAATTTGCCATAGAGATGAAATCAGGTTACCCATCCTGTTCAAAATTTATGCCATATTCATATAACTAACCTTTCTCAGGGGAATCTGCATTTTAGTGCGCGTCTGTGTGACTTTCTACAATATTTGTAAGACGTGTGAATGTAATGTATTTAACTTTTACCAAAGATGTGCGTGTCTGCAGACGAATATGAAATTTCGTTTGATCTACATTGTGTCATATGGTTTATTCTTCATTATCCCTTGTGTTTTCTTTTGGAAATCTTAGACGTATATAGCTGTGTTCAAGGCAAGAACCCAGTTGAAATGACAGAATgcgaaattcattaaaataaacgTATGCTAATGCTTTTGAATTCAATCCACAGTCAGGCGATTACAGTGATGAAAAGACACAGACATACACAGTATATAAGTAGTCAAAGGTtttgagaaatattttatttatggcAACATTCAAACCATACTGGCAACATTCAAACCATACGTGTATCTATATTTTACCGCTGGTACTAGAGTGAACACGTACAAAAAaagatgttttcaaaatgttcgaAATATATGTTACCATACACGTTTCACTATAAAGGCTTTGTAAGTATATTTACCATTGTTTAATTGAAAGGAACATTGTTCAGTGTGAATGCATGTACCTGAATAGTAATTTGTATGCATcctgatttttatattttcataataaattgtattacttatgattttaaatgattataaATTATGATTTATGCTTTACAACAATGAAATTAATAACTTTAGTTTGTTATTTATTATCAGCCTTACAGTTGCCATATGTTCATAACTGTCACATTACGTCTGTCTGTCAGTAAAGTCAAAATGGTTACGTGTACTTCATAAGTTAATTTTAGACATGTCTTACATATGAACATcacaatataaaaaaacatagCGGTTAAATTCCATCTACTTTACATCAAATTATACCACGTTACTAACGCAATAAATAGCGTTCTATGTTAATGTCATGTCATTTATAAGTGTAAAATACAAACTACGCAAGTTTTTTTCGTATAGAAATACCGACTAGGCCTGaatcactttttatacgcccgtttgaaaaacgggacgtattatgggaacgcccctggcgggctgGCGGCGTCCGCAGACTTTGTCCGaaacatatcttcttcatgcatggagggattttgatgaaacttggcacagttgttcaccatcatgagacggagtgtcatgcgcaagaaccaggtccctaggtctaaggtcaaggtcacactttgaggtcaaaggtcaaattcaagaatgactttgtccgtagcatatctttttcatgcatggagggattttgatgtaacttgatacaattgttcaccatcatgagacggagtgtcatgcgcaagaaccaggtccctaggtctaaggtcaaggtcacaattagaagtcaaaggttacaagaatgaaaactttgtccggagcatttcttcatgcatggagggattttgatataacttggcacaaatgttcaccaccatgagacggagtgtcaggcaCAAGAacccaggtccctagttctaagatcaaggtcacacttagaggccaaaggtcagatgcaagaacgactttgtccggagcatttcttcttcatgcatggaaggattttgatgtaaattggcacaattgtacaccatcatgagacggagtgtcatgcgcaggtcccttctttagaattacttcccattgttgttactacaaatagcttatattgtaactttttcattactagtcatagggcaaaatcgagaccacttttctgtagtacaacatgcatgttacatccaatattgaagtgtattttgacctatctctacctggttaggatttttgtgtggacttggaatttttgtttaaaatttttaagattaacttcccttagttgttactataaataacttatattgtaacttttttataatcatagggaaaaaccaagaccacttttctgtggtacaatatagatgttactttcaaatttcagatgtattttaaggtatcaaTTTACCTttgtgctagtgtaaagaaatttgctatgacgggcgtatattgtgacattctggcactcttgtttatgttttaataaaactgttactttaatttaaaaaacaccACAGAAACCTTGGGGCATGTCTTTTTAGCTGACCCCTCTTCTTTAACGAAGCGACTCAGATAAAACGTGTGTGAGGCGTCGGCTGCTCAACCCGGAGGTCGTGGTTTCGAGCCCCACTTACTAATTGACACGAGTACTGGCTCGAGAGCTTGCAGCTTTCgtcacagtcgagctaaaataaatgtgtaaaaactaaataaaactttttgagATATTCCCTACTATGACCGGAAAGCTGCCGTTTCGAAAGTGATTCGAATAATCTTTTGGACTTCTTCGCAATTTACTGTAAAAATGACTTCGTATATAAACTACAGCAAACGTCAGCAATAAGGTAGCatgtttctatatatataaaaaaaatattggcatTTGATGTACATGAGAAGTTGAACGCAAACGAAGCGGTTCTCTTATTCCGCCGTCACCCtgtattaagaaaataaatattgtaacaaTGTTACACCATGAGAACaacaatattttgatttaattgtgCCTAGTTTCCctcctccaaacaaagaaatggCACGATGGAAATAGTCTtggatttaaacatttttaaagaagttaatcgttttaatacatatttatcttattttatttgtCAGTTTAAAACGCAACAACAATATTTGAATGTTTCTTTCGGTCTGTCTCCCCCTGACCATAACACTGGTGTAATTTGGCGGTAAATTCCATACGGTTACGTTCGGGTTTCCAAAAATAAGTAAATTGAtattaagtacaaaagggacaAAAGTTAAAAGTTATGACCGCAAAAGGCCTAACCTTCCAGAAGTTGAATTTAGTGCAGGTCCTCTCAGTAAAAAACTGCCTACAATGTAAACAATACTGAAACTTACGCAATAAAGTGTTCACTTaacaaaaaaaagttgaaaaatttgtattaaaaaatgTAGTCATTTTTCGTTTCTGTTGGATAACGTCTATAGTATTGGAACTGGTCGATTTCCTACGAATCCTGATTAGTAGGCTTACATATGTTTAATTATACAGTCATAACTAAATCTGTCATAAGTCTATATcgagtgaaatttaaaaaaagactgtTAGAAATGtaagtgggaggatagtgcaagaaaCAGAAGACGtcccaattccagaagcttccctggttctttagcgtgccaggtgtaaagcacccatacacgggacccAATGTTAGTTATCTTTGTTTCGTTTGGTAGTCGAACTCACGCCCCCTGGTTTCGTTCCATCATCTGCTCTGGAAACTAAAGACCACACTCCACAGAACTAAATATACTGCTGATTAAGTCTGCCGAAACGTAGACACATTAGATTAATGTAGAGCACCTGAAAATTGGTTGCTGTATAGTGGCAGCTAATTTATTTAGAAACTGTAGTTTAACAGAAAATATCTGCCTATAAGTGGAATAATTCACTACTCCGAGGTATACcgttaacataaatgaaaacaCGAATATACAAGTTTGCTATCTTTTACCAAAAAACAGTGCGTTTAGAAAATATTTGACTACATATCCAGACCCCACGCTTTATACTATTTGTCGAGAAAAGCGACAGTAAGGCTGCGGATAACAAAATAAATTCCGTGTCTCTTTTTCCGTGTGCGCTAACAAAGCGCCATTTGGCTCTTGCATAATTGAAAACTATTTATAATGCTGTTACTTGATAGTTACAAATTACTTTGTTATATgactaaaatatattattaacacGTAACCACAAACAATTACCATTTCAGTATTCAAATTTTACGAGCATACCAAAACTCTTGCCCTCTAATTCTAGTGAACATGATACCCTGTACGTAATTCAattaatatcaattttgaaataatgaaataattgtcaGAATATCAAATGACGCGTTATAAAATCCCctcatttttaatttatatttaaatagaatTACAGAAATTCAATATCGGTTATAACGTTTTTGATGTAGATAGAAATAAGTTACCTATATCTGTAGGCAACTAGGGTAAGAAAGAATATTAAAGTTTCTTGACTGCTAAGTTGCTTCAGATGAGCTCAAGGTCCTGTATTGTTACGTCCCCTTTAATACATACAAGAGTTCTTGCCCTTGATTGTCGACTGTTCAATAGACAAGCCAAGATCATTCAAGGCAGTATTTTACATTGCTAAACATAGCTGGAGGCGTTATTGATCTAAAAGACATTCGACCTCCCACCCTACCCCCTGCCCCTTCAACCCCACTTACTATGTGTACATTGTAACTACATGTACATTTCAACTCATCGGGTCCACCACAACTTCTTTGACGTGAAATTAAAGTAAAACGCCCTTTTTCACACACTCCCTTTCcaacatgtattttcaaatttattttagagagtaaaatcaatttttaatatAACATTCAATGCGATATAGAATCAAGATTCCAAGAGACATAACTCTTAATGGCATACCATGCTCACTCACTAGGTTGTCTGCAACAGGTTAGTAAAAAAGgcttatttacattataaaaactAAAACGTTATTTTTCAATTAAGGGTGTCG carries:
- the LOC123545444 gene encoding uncharacterized protein LOC123545444 isoform X1, with product MTKLSEVPDASSVNPLKPVRINTAMRPPRADSPNLKRQVTRTESLRQRCNDKNTDEIIRFVRDIQFERLPTSMRLQKKAPLPSIGQNCIKSNTCDSGFLDRATDSADSDEDMLDNEILYSTQKKSAPKLDPVLINMLTCPRGVTKTSNDHQILSRSLPQGHADMYNNNLKVPRQNSFIRHGKIHRKGNTGNQRIISKQLPPLSRDIIPERPSAPPPSKTPPLSDNSFVEEEPLEYLDL
- the LOC123545444 gene encoding uncharacterized protein LOC123545444 isoform X2; the protein is MRPPRADSPNLKRQVTRTESLRQRCNDKNTDEIIRFVRDIQFERLPTSMRLQKKAPLPSIGQNCIKSNTCDSGFLDRATDSADSDEDMLDNEILYSTQKKSAPKLDPVLINMLTCPRGVTKTSNDHQILSRSLPQGHADMYNNNLKVPRQNSFIRHGKIHRKGNTGNQRIISKQLPPLSRDIIPERPSAPPPSKTPPLSDNSFVEEEPLEYLDL